In the Gossypium raimondii isolate GPD5lz chromosome 9, ASM2569854v1, whole genome shotgun sequence genome, one interval contains:
- the LOC105798356 gene encoding ABC transporter B family member 26, chloroplastic isoform X3, translating to MPRILAASVFSANSGESAAFFRSSRMLILLLIISGICSGLRSGCFAMANTILVKRLRRSLYASLVFQDISFFDMETVGSLTNRLGSDCQRLSHVIGNDIHLIIRNAIQGTGALINLLTLSWPLTLPTLIICSVLAIIFSIYGRYQKRAAKLMQEFNACANNVAQETLSLMRTVRAYGTEGEEVERYKRWLDELAFVSIRESAAYGLWSTSFLTLYRFTQVLAVLLGGICIMNSQLSPEQLTKYILYCEWLIYATWRVVDNSSSLLQSIGACEKVFHLMDLLPSDQFLSKGVKLQRLMGNIQFVNVSFHYPSRISQVPILDRLNLAIQADEVVAIVGLSGSGKSTIVNLLLRLYQPVSGQIYMDGLPLDELDIRWLREKIGFVGQEPDLFNMDIKSNIKYGCPREVKDEDIEWAAKQAHAHEFISSLPHGYQTIVDNDLLSGGQKQQIAIARAILRDPAILVLDEATSALDAESEHYLKGVFHGLRNESRSKRTIILIAHRLSTIKTADRIVVMDKGRIIEMGDHTELLQKGGLYSQLIGAQAESMA from the exons ATGCCTAGGATATTGGCGGCGTCGGTATTTTCTGCTAACAGCGGTGAGTCCGCAGCGTTTTTTAGAAGCTCGCGGATGTTGATTTTACTGTTAATTATCTCAGGAATTTGCAG TGGCTTGCGAAGTGGCTGCTTTGCCATGGCAAATACGATCTtg GTTAAGCGTCTTAGGCGAAGCTTATATGCATCTCTTGTTTTTCAG GATATATCCTTTTTTGACATGGAAACAGTTGGTAGTTTGACGAATAGGCTTGGATCAGATTGTCAGCGGCTCTCTCATGTTATTGGGAATGATATCCATCTGATAATCCGCAATGCTATtcag gGAACAGGtgctttgataaatttactgACTTTATCTTGGCCACTTACATTACCAACATTGATTATATGCTCTGTTCTTGctataatattttccatttatGGCCG GTACCAAAAGAGAGCTGCAAAGTTAATGCAAGAGTTCAATGCATGTGCCAACAAT GTTGCACAAGAAACACTTTCTTTGATGAGAACTGTCCGGGCTTATGGAACAGAAGGAGAAGAAGTTGAAAG GTACAAGCGGTGGCTGGATGAATTGGCTTTTGTAAGCATTCGAGAGAGTGCGGCTTATGGATTGTGGAGTACGAGTTTTCTCACCCTTTACCGTTTTACACAG GTTCTTGCGGTGCTTTTAGGAGGAATCTGCATCATGAATTCGCAACTATCACCTGAACAGCTTACTAAGTACATATTATACTGTGAGTGGTTGATTTATGCTACTTGGAGGGTCGTAGACAACTCATCATCACTACTGCAGTCCATTGGAGCATGTGAAAAGGTTTTCCATTTAATGGATCTCTTGCCTAGTGACCAGTTCTTATCAAAAG GAGTGAAGCTGCAGAGACTAATGGGGAATATACAGTTTGTGAATGTATCTTTTCACTATCCTTCAAGGATCTCA CAGGTACCTATACTAGATCGTCTAAACCTTGCTATACAAGCCGATGAAGTGGTTGCAATT GTTGGTTTAAGTGGTAGTGGAAAAAGCACAATAGTGAATCTCCTGCTACGTCTTTATCAGCCAGTTAGTGGTCAG ATATACATGGATGGTCTCCCACTCGATGAGTTGGACATCAGGTGGCTGAGAGAAAAGATTGGATTTGTTGGACAG GAACCCGATTTGTTTAATATGGATATCAAGTCCAACATTAAATACGGTTGCCCTCGAGAAGTTAAAGATGAAGATATAGAATGGGCTGCAAAGCAAGCCCATGCGCATGAATTTATTTCATCTCTTCCTCATGGTTATCAAACAATTGTTGATAATGATTTGCTCAGTGGTGGACAAAAGCAACAAATTGCTATTGCTAGGGCGATTCTCCGTGATCCTGCAATTCTTGTCCTGGATGAAGCCACCAGTGCACTAGATGCGGAAAGTGAGCACTATCTCAAA GGGGTTTTTCATGGACTCAGAAATGAGAGTAGATCAAAAAGAACTATCATTCTTATAGCACATAG GTTGTCTACCATTAAGACCGCTGACAGAATTGTTGTAATGGACAAGGGTCGAATCATCGAG ATGGGTGACCACACTGAGCTTCTACAGAAGGGTGGGTTGTACTCTCAATTAATCGGTGCCCAAGCCGAATCCATGGCTTGA
- the LOC105798356 gene encoding ABC transporter B family member 26, chloroplastic isoform X1, which produces MPISLSSSPSYPILNLKTKLHSPLYLTTVKRHRLWSPTPTRNYNADFQEILPGKYSGHLGAVQARGSWWNLPGVQALESSTAKPVTVSMALKRIWGLIGDDNWIVFLALSALFIAAVSEISMPRILAASVFSANSGESAAFFRSSRMLILLLIISGICSGLRSGCFAMANTILVKRLRRSLYASLVFQDISFFDMETVGSLTNRLGSDCQRLSHVIGNDIHLIIRNAIQGTGALINLLTLSWPLTLPTLIICSVLAIIFSIYGRYQKRAAKLMQEFNACANNVAQETLSLMRTVRAYGTEGEEVERYKRWLDELAFVSIRESAAYGLWSTSFLTLYRFTQVLAVLLGGICIMNSQLSPEQLTKYILYCEWLIYATWRVVDNSSSLLQSIGACEKVFHLMDLLPSDQFLSKGVKLQRLMGNIQFVNVSFHYPSRISQVPILDRLNLAIQADEVVAIVGLSGSGKSTIVNLLLRLYQPVSGQIYMDGLPLDELDIRWLREKIGFVGQEPDLFNMDIKSNIKYGCPREVKDEDIEWAAKQAHAHEFISSLPHGYQTIVDNDLLSGGQKQQIAIARAILRDPAILVLDEATSALDAESEHYLKGVFHGLRNESRSKRTIILIAHRLSTIKTADRIVVMDKGRIIEMGDHTELLQKGGLYSQLIGAQAESMA; this is translated from the exons ATGCCCATCTCTCTTTCATCTTCCCCCTCTTACCCTATTCTCAACCTCAAAACCAAACTCCACTCTCCGCTCTATCTCACGACAGTGAAACGGCACCGTCTCTGGTCTCCAACTCCAACCAGAAATTACAATGCCGATTTCCAAGAAATTCTTCCCGGAAAATATTCCGGTCATTTGGGAGCCGTTCAGGCACGTGGCAGCTGGTGGAACCTTCCTGGTGTCCAAGCTTTGGAATCCTCTACGGCGAAGCCTGTTACCGTTTCGATGGCTCTTAAGCGAATATGGGGTTTGATCGGAGACGATAATTGGATTGTTTTTCTCGCGCTCAGTGCTTTGTTCATCGCTGCT GTTTCGGAGATTTCGATGCCTAGGATATTGGCGGCGTCGGTATTTTCTGCTAACAGCGGTGAGTCCGCAGCGTTTTTTAGAAGCTCGCGGATGTTGATTTTACTGTTAATTATCTCAGGAATTTGCAG TGGCTTGCGAAGTGGCTGCTTTGCCATGGCAAATACGATCTtg GTTAAGCGTCTTAGGCGAAGCTTATATGCATCTCTTGTTTTTCAG GATATATCCTTTTTTGACATGGAAACAGTTGGTAGTTTGACGAATAGGCTTGGATCAGATTGTCAGCGGCTCTCTCATGTTATTGGGAATGATATCCATCTGATAATCCGCAATGCTATtcag gGAACAGGtgctttgataaatttactgACTTTATCTTGGCCACTTACATTACCAACATTGATTATATGCTCTGTTCTTGctataatattttccatttatGGCCG GTACCAAAAGAGAGCTGCAAAGTTAATGCAAGAGTTCAATGCATGTGCCAACAAT GTTGCACAAGAAACACTTTCTTTGATGAGAACTGTCCGGGCTTATGGAACAGAAGGAGAAGAAGTTGAAAG GTACAAGCGGTGGCTGGATGAATTGGCTTTTGTAAGCATTCGAGAGAGTGCGGCTTATGGATTGTGGAGTACGAGTTTTCTCACCCTTTACCGTTTTACACAG GTTCTTGCGGTGCTTTTAGGAGGAATCTGCATCATGAATTCGCAACTATCACCTGAACAGCTTACTAAGTACATATTATACTGTGAGTGGTTGATTTATGCTACTTGGAGGGTCGTAGACAACTCATCATCACTACTGCAGTCCATTGGAGCATGTGAAAAGGTTTTCCATTTAATGGATCTCTTGCCTAGTGACCAGTTCTTATCAAAAG GAGTGAAGCTGCAGAGACTAATGGGGAATATACAGTTTGTGAATGTATCTTTTCACTATCCTTCAAGGATCTCA CAGGTACCTATACTAGATCGTCTAAACCTTGCTATACAAGCCGATGAAGTGGTTGCAATT GTTGGTTTAAGTGGTAGTGGAAAAAGCACAATAGTGAATCTCCTGCTACGTCTTTATCAGCCAGTTAGTGGTCAG ATATACATGGATGGTCTCCCACTCGATGAGTTGGACATCAGGTGGCTGAGAGAAAAGATTGGATTTGTTGGACAG GAACCCGATTTGTTTAATATGGATATCAAGTCCAACATTAAATACGGTTGCCCTCGAGAAGTTAAAGATGAAGATATAGAATGGGCTGCAAAGCAAGCCCATGCGCATGAATTTATTTCATCTCTTCCTCATGGTTATCAAACAATTGTTGATAATGATTTGCTCAGTGGTGGACAAAAGCAACAAATTGCTATTGCTAGGGCGATTCTCCGTGATCCTGCAATTCTTGTCCTGGATGAAGCCACCAGTGCACTAGATGCGGAAAGTGAGCACTATCTCAAA GGGGTTTTTCATGGACTCAGAAATGAGAGTAGATCAAAAAGAACTATCATTCTTATAGCACATAG GTTGTCTACCATTAAGACCGCTGACAGAATTGTTGTAATGGACAAGGGTCGAATCATCGAG ATGGGTGACCACACTGAGCTTCTACAGAAGGGTGGGTTGTACTCTCAATTAATCGGTGCCCAAGCCGAATCCATGGCTTGA
- the LOC105798356 gene encoding ABC transporter B family member 26, chloroplastic isoform X2: MPISLSSSPSYPILNLKTKLHSPLYLTTVKRHRLWSPTPTRNYNADFQEILPGKYSGHLGAVQARGSWWNLPGVQALESSTAKPVTVSMALKRIWGLIGDDNWIVFLALSALFIAAVSEISMPRILAASVFSANSGESAAFFRSSRMLILLLIISGICSGLRSGCFAMANTILVKRLRRSLYASLVFQDISFFDMETVGSLTNRLGSDCQRLSHVIGNDIHLIIRNAIQGTGALINLLTLSWPLTLPTLIICSVLAIIFSIYGRYQKRAAKLMQEFNACANNVAQETLSLMRTVRAYGTEGEEVERYKRWLDELAFVSIRESAAYGLWSTSFLTLYRFTQVLAVLLGGICIMNSQLSPEQLTKYILYCEWLIYATWRVVDNSSSLLQSIGACEKVFHLMDLLPSDQFLSKGVKLQRLMGNIQFVNVSFHYPSRISVPILDRLNLAIQADEVVAIVGLSGSGKSTIVNLLLRLYQPVSGQIYMDGLPLDELDIRWLREKIGFVGQEPDLFNMDIKSNIKYGCPREVKDEDIEWAAKQAHAHEFISSLPHGYQTIVDNDLLSGGQKQQIAIARAILRDPAILVLDEATSALDAESEHYLKGVFHGLRNESRSKRTIILIAHRLSTIKTADRIVVMDKGRIIEMGDHTELLQKGGLYSQLIGAQAESMA, from the exons ATGCCCATCTCTCTTTCATCTTCCCCCTCTTACCCTATTCTCAACCTCAAAACCAAACTCCACTCTCCGCTCTATCTCACGACAGTGAAACGGCACCGTCTCTGGTCTCCAACTCCAACCAGAAATTACAATGCCGATTTCCAAGAAATTCTTCCCGGAAAATATTCCGGTCATTTGGGAGCCGTTCAGGCACGTGGCAGCTGGTGGAACCTTCCTGGTGTCCAAGCTTTGGAATCCTCTACGGCGAAGCCTGTTACCGTTTCGATGGCTCTTAAGCGAATATGGGGTTTGATCGGAGACGATAATTGGATTGTTTTTCTCGCGCTCAGTGCTTTGTTCATCGCTGCT GTTTCGGAGATTTCGATGCCTAGGATATTGGCGGCGTCGGTATTTTCTGCTAACAGCGGTGAGTCCGCAGCGTTTTTTAGAAGCTCGCGGATGTTGATTTTACTGTTAATTATCTCAGGAATTTGCAG TGGCTTGCGAAGTGGCTGCTTTGCCATGGCAAATACGATCTtg GTTAAGCGTCTTAGGCGAAGCTTATATGCATCTCTTGTTTTTCAG GATATATCCTTTTTTGACATGGAAACAGTTGGTAGTTTGACGAATAGGCTTGGATCAGATTGTCAGCGGCTCTCTCATGTTATTGGGAATGATATCCATCTGATAATCCGCAATGCTATtcag gGAACAGGtgctttgataaatttactgACTTTATCTTGGCCACTTACATTACCAACATTGATTATATGCTCTGTTCTTGctataatattttccatttatGGCCG GTACCAAAAGAGAGCTGCAAAGTTAATGCAAGAGTTCAATGCATGTGCCAACAAT GTTGCACAAGAAACACTTTCTTTGATGAGAACTGTCCGGGCTTATGGAACAGAAGGAGAAGAAGTTGAAAG GTACAAGCGGTGGCTGGATGAATTGGCTTTTGTAAGCATTCGAGAGAGTGCGGCTTATGGATTGTGGAGTACGAGTTTTCTCACCCTTTACCGTTTTACACAG GTTCTTGCGGTGCTTTTAGGAGGAATCTGCATCATGAATTCGCAACTATCACCTGAACAGCTTACTAAGTACATATTATACTGTGAGTGGTTGATTTATGCTACTTGGAGGGTCGTAGACAACTCATCATCACTACTGCAGTCCATTGGAGCATGTGAAAAGGTTTTCCATTTAATGGATCTCTTGCCTAGTGACCAGTTCTTATCAAAAG GAGTGAAGCTGCAGAGACTAATGGGGAATATACAGTTTGTGAATGTATCTTTTCACTATCCTTCAAGGATCTCA GTACCTATACTAGATCGTCTAAACCTTGCTATACAAGCCGATGAAGTGGTTGCAATT GTTGGTTTAAGTGGTAGTGGAAAAAGCACAATAGTGAATCTCCTGCTACGTCTTTATCAGCCAGTTAGTGGTCAG ATATACATGGATGGTCTCCCACTCGATGAGTTGGACATCAGGTGGCTGAGAGAAAAGATTGGATTTGTTGGACAG GAACCCGATTTGTTTAATATGGATATCAAGTCCAACATTAAATACGGTTGCCCTCGAGAAGTTAAAGATGAAGATATAGAATGGGCTGCAAAGCAAGCCCATGCGCATGAATTTATTTCATCTCTTCCTCATGGTTATCAAACAATTGTTGATAATGATTTGCTCAGTGGTGGACAAAAGCAACAAATTGCTATTGCTAGGGCGATTCTCCGTGATCCTGCAATTCTTGTCCTGGATGAAGCCACCAGTGCACTAGATGCGGAAAGTGAGCACTATCTCAAA GGGGTTTTTCATGGACTCAGAAATGAGAGTAGATCAAAAAGAACTATCATTCTTATAGCACATAG GTTGTCTACCATTAAGACCGCTGACAGAATTGTTGTAATGGACAAGGGTCGAATCATCGAG ATGGGTGACCACACTGAGCTTCTACAGAAGGGTGGGTTGTACTCTCAATTAATCGGTGCCCAAGCCGAATCCATGGCTTGA